TGTTTTTGAATGGCTTAGTGATCCACACACTCAATTACTGATTAGAAAGGACGAAGGTCATGTTGTAGCgctgctctctcacacacacacacacacacacacacacacacacacacacacacagatgtactgTTCAGGAAAATAACTAATATGCTGATGTCATCAAGGACAAAACCTTTTCAACCGAAGGCTAATAACTGGGGGGATGAAATGCGGTGAGGTGTATTAGGGAAGTGTCTGGAGTTGGACTTATATTAGAGACTTAAAGTCAGGATTCGTCTGTATCTGCCGATTAGATATTGACTGTGCTTTTTGTGTGTTACGTGTGAGATCTTTCATGTGTTATGTGACAGTCAAGACTGAGGGAATGCACAGGGTCAGtggtttatttacagtattttccaaTGACTATTAACATTATTAGTTCATGTTATTTGTGACTATAGCCATAGGATTATAGGACAGAAGGATGTGCTCAAACAAAAGAACTGcccagaacaaaacaaagctgtAGGATATTCTCTTTCTTGAGTAAAACAAAGGTACAAAGAAATACCTAACTTAACTGAACTAAAAGGAAGAGTACAACAATAGGCAAGCAAACCATGCCTAGTGTTTCTAACATTAATAACAACTATGTGAGTGAGGATGTATGGGTTAGTCCCTGTTTTCTAGTCCTATATCCCACTGCCTTCAGTTGACTCAGGCTAAATTGCAATACATTTTTAACTTAGTTCTGTTACTCTTCCCTCCTTTCTGGTTTTTGCTTCAGGTCTAGATCATGTCCTAATTAGAGTTTTTGCTAGTTTGTCTTTTGTGAGACCTCCTCCTGTGTTTGGTTCCCATGAGGTTTGGAATGGCCAATAGAGAGCCAGAcatgttattgtgttattggGCTGGCATCCATTGAACCCAGTTACAGACAGAGATGAATAAAAGGGAGAGAAGCATCAATGAATGTACACCGTCAATGGGAAGCATAGAGATGACCATTTAGTAGCCCTGATGGTGTCCCCTAACGTTGTGTCTCACATGTCCCCAGACCTTGAAGCAAAATGATCTCTGAAGCACCCCTTAAAGTGGTGACACTTACGCTGcaaggaggaagaaagaaaaggaaaatgttgcTGAGTCACAAAGAGCCTGTGTCTGCAGATTTTGCATCTGagttctgtttcttttatcaTGCCAGTGTTATTGCATGGCTCTGAAAAAGGCATCAATCATAACACGTTTGTCTTTCTAGGTACACCTGCAGACCCAGcaggaggtgaagaagaggaTGGTGGGGATGGCGATTCATGTGATGAAGAATGATGGGGTGCTGGCTCTTTACAATGgcctctctgcctccctttGTAGAcaggtgtgtctctgtgtctgcagctcaTCACTATCTTATTTTTAGTGTTATCACAACGGAGGTTAATAGATACCCCAGTCTGACAGCAGTCTGTCTGGACAGACTAACTAAAACCAggatgttcttgtttttgtagACATGCTGATTCTAAATATATTAatgagtaaaatataaaaacagtgatGTAATTAAGCAGATATTGATTGATGATTTTAGTGCTTTTTTATTACATACAGAATAGTTTTATAGATTCTATTGATGTTGTGTCTGATTGATATGGGCAAATAAACCCAGGTAGTAAAACTAATAAAAGCATGCCAGACATAAACCAGTGTGTTAGTACTTGATTTAGCACTATGATTTAAAAGGTGTCACGCCTGTGCTTTCTTAATGTACACAACTTCCTGAAACAATATGTTTTCAGTGAGCAGTAGCAGTGTTTTAGCACATCCGTAAACGTTCATGACTGGAAGAAAACTCTCTCATACCTCATTTTAGGTTGGTTATGTTGTCGCTGGCTCCTCCTGGTGGTTGAAAAGTGAGAACGTTAAGTAATGAGCAGAGCACAGTAATtatccctctcctctcctgtcttctCCTCAGATGTCCTATTCCCTCACCAGATTTGCCATCTATGAGACAGTCAGGGACATGATGGGTAGCACAAGCCAAGGCCCCATGCCCTTCTACCAGAAGGTCCTGCTGGGTGCCTTTGGAGGTGGGAGCCCATTCAAGCATGTTCTTTCtctgccccacacacacacacacacacatgcagccgtACGGATGCAGGATTGTGTACAAACAGACTTCTTCTGTCAACAGGTTTCACTGGTGGGTTTGTTGGCACACCAGCAGACTTGGTGAATGTCAGGTAACATGCCACCATAATATCTAAATTGATATTAtacctaaaaacagaaaaaatcaaaacatttaaaagagtCAGTTAaaagatctgtttttttctaggatgcaaaatgacatgaaactaCCACCAGAACTGAGAAGAAAGTAAGAGCTGCAACTTTCTTACAGAGGTTTAAATATAGTAAATCAATTATCATAATTGAAccctgattgttttttttctttcagctacAAACATGCCATCGATGGGCTCTTTAGAGTCATCAGAGAAGGTAAATTCCAATCAATATTGTGTAATTgaattaatataatgtaattttCATAATAAGCATTTGAGATTTGACCTGGATCCTGTCTTGCAGAGGGTGTGAGGAAACTGTTCTCAGGAGGCACAATGGCCTCCAGCAGAGGGGCGATGGTGACTGTAGGCCAGGCAAGTCACagtcaattttttttctctgtcatgcTGTTTGTTAGTCATGTTAAGCATCTGTGTGTTCTTTAATAAGCCATGTAAATTACGAATTTAATTAAAGGTACATTCATTTATCAATGCTGGGTTAATATCCTCCTAGACAAATAGATTTAATTTGAACAGTGTATTATACATTAATCCAAGTAAAATTTCCTTCAACTCTAGTGCAGCTGTTCACATTCATTTAGTCTGACACTAGCTACTGCGTGTCTTCCAGAAGGAAGTAATGCAGACAGGTGGTGAAAGGGATGTCTACTGTCTTTGGTAAAATTGCAGACTCTGCTGAGGCGGCGAGATCTGTAAATGTCCTCTAGGGGGCCATGGAAAGGCCAAGGATTATTTTTGTGGTGTGTTGATTGCCCTTTGAAGAGCTGCTATGACTGCTGATGTACAGCTTGCCTACCAAGCCATGATGCAGTAAATCAGTGTGCTCTATACTTGGCAGTGAAAGAATGACTCCAGCAGCCTGGTAGAGTAAGACCTTTTTCAGGGCTCTTGGGAAGCAGAGTAACTGCTGTGCCTTTTTGAGCAAAGTGGAGGAATTAATACTCCACTAAGGTCCACTAACACAAGTGCCCAGGAACATGCAGTAAAGTTGGACACCTTCTCTACCCCCGCTACCCCTATTTCCAGTTGCAGGAGCTCTTGATGTTGTGTGAAGCCATTAGAGATTAGCCCCGCTAGTGTTGTATCGTCTGTAGTCTGTAGAGGAGTGGGCTCAGCACACATCCTTGTGGTGCTCCAGTGCTGAGGGGATTTGTGGGTGATTGGGAAGAAAGTCTTTAATCCTTAAAGCcttaaaaaggaaataaatgtgaTAATATTCATGATAAAGAAACAACCAAGAAGCAACTTACAGGCGTTGGTGACATTTCCAATAGTTGATGACGAGACAACACAATAAACATAGGaattttaaacaattttgagTTCCCTGTACTTTTAAGATGCAGATCTGAAGAGTGACACGGCCACAATACAGATGCAATATTATAAGCGTTGGATTGAGGAGTTACTACTACTGTGAACAAGCTCTTGGATAAGTATCaaggaagaaaaatgtatttgtccTGAGTGCTCCATAACACACAAAATCCCCATGCAGCTTAGTAGCTGTTGCCCAGACATTCCTTATGTCTTCATGATTATTTACTTTCAGctgatatttttctgtatttgttaaTGATTAATAACAACTTTATGTAGAATTCTTATATTTGTAGAAATTACCACCACTGGGAGGCACCAGAATAAGACATTGggttgattttctttctttttttttctttttttttgtgatatttttgcACTGATTGCATAATATTAAGGGCAATACATAAAAGCCCACCCAATTAATGGATCTGACTCCTGTCATTTCTGCACGTGAAGGTAATATAGACAAAAAATCTTTTCAGATTGTTGGTGGTGGATTTCATGGCTCATATCAAATGCTGTTGGGGCCgagatttttgtgtttttaacatgtGACTAATCTATCTCCACTTGTTTTTCTCCACCTTTAGCTGGCATGTTATGACCAGGCCAAGCAGCTTGTGTTGGGAACAGGGATGATGGGAGACAACATATTGACACACTTTCTGTCCAGCTTCATTGCCGTAAGTATCAGGTTTATTTTGTATGCATGTGAAACCTGATAGTCAGTGTAAATTTCttaaggctgttttttttattactcaGCATGTGTGAACTTTTCCTCTGCAGGGAGGCTGTGCAACATTCTTGTGTCAACCTCTCGATGTACTGAAAACAAGGCTGATGAACTCAAAGGGAGAGTACACAGTGAGTCCCTCTTCACCGTTGCCTCTAATTCTttaatttctgtctgtttcaaTATACATCCATCTTCTGTGCCCTCAGTGTTAACCCAGCGTGTCTCTCTCTTCAGGGGGTTACACATTGCCTACGAGAAACTGCAAAACTGGGTCCCCTGGCATTTTACAAGGTAAAAAAACAGTCCTGCACACTATCCAATAACACCATTGTGGTTATTTAATGCTACTTTTAATCTCCTTACAAGGCTTTTAATGTATTATTTCAGTTATTTGATTCATTGACAGTCAGGTGTCTTTGATTCATTGTGTTTCCTGGCTGCAGTACAACAGTGAAAAGCGAAGCCCTGGATAGAAGCATTCAGTCCTACACAGTTATAGGCATTTTAACAGTATAAATAAGTCTGAACAGAGACTATGGTCTATATacatctgctttttaaaataatattataaaacatatatCGATTAAATATATTTCCCTGTACATTTCTCTGATAAATATATCTCCCTCATGCAGCACAGCccctttttatttgttttttgttccacttcctgttttgtctgatctTGCTGAACTTTCTGGCTGTAGCCTATAGCCTGCAACACAGTTCTCAATTCACTTGTACCACAAAAATGAGATTAAAATGGCAATCTTTGATGCAAAGTTTTGTCCAGCATGAACTTGCATCTAATTCAGCTAGCAGCAGCTTCATCGTTTTCATAGGTgaaaaaaaacctcacagaTTGAATGGCTAACTTCTATTGTGATGTTTGatgtaaacacaataaaagtcaATACAATGATCATATTGGCCACAGTGTGTGGTAGAGCTGGTCTAATTTCTTCCTTTCAGTATCTATGCACACTTTCATTTACAGCAGTGGGCATAATAGTATATAATTGGTTGGCATACTAGTAGTAGTAGCTTTAAGTATAGGTGTACTAGTACAAATAATGATCTAATGCAAAATTTTGTTGCAGGGTCTCGTCCCCGCAGGGATCCGATTGGTTCCCCACACAGTGCTCACCTTTATCTTCCTCGAGCAGCTCAAGAAATACTTTGGCATTCGCATCATCTCCTGAACGCACACTTAGACCGGCCGCTCGTCACTACCTCCCCATCTATCACTGTGACTGCTGCGCACAGTCATCGGCCGTTATGCTCTTCATGATTTACAGTAAAGAAGGGAAGAAAGGAAGTGATGTATAGTACAAATCTGTGTACTTGCTTTCCCACTCCTTTTTCTCTACCTCTGTTCTACAGCTAGATGCTAAATGATTTGGATTAAGGGCATACACTACTACAATGGACAACAGATGATTCCTGATCTAACTGTACAGATTAAAGTTATGATGCTAAGAAAGAAGTTAAGTATAAAGGTGCTATTGTAGGATTATTAGAATGAAAATCCAATTTTAGAATGAGGATATAAATGCCTATCAGATGTTTAATGTAGTTGTCTACTTAAGGTAGAGTTGATTAAATACAGGATGACGTTGTCAGACAAGTTCAGATTAAATGTTAATTCATGGTTGAGATTCCACCTGTTCATTTACTATCTACCACATTGTCTTTAACtcatttttaatcatgttttgtgATTTTCTGTATGCTTTAATCTCACTTAAAGCCCAATTTAACATCATCATGTTAAGTCAGAGCAGGAGTACAGAAGTATAAAATGCAGTGTAGCCTTCCACACTGACCAGTCTACAATATTTCCTAAAAGCCCCTACTAAAACATGACTGGGTGAGCTGTTATGTAAATACAGAGTTATCATTCCCAACAGTGGTGACCAAATGTGATGCACTCTTTACACTTCATTTGTGTGCTATCTTATCacctaattattattttcagaaCTGGATATATTATCCTTCAGGGTGGGTGTCATAACATTTGCACCAGGGCTgaccaaccctggtcctcgagagctACTGCCCTGCTCTGTTTTCCAACCAATGCtccccttccagcttctgattgactgaacactcctggtccaggtaatcagcagtgagtagggaAGAGTTGGAAAGCAAGCAGGACAatggccctcgaggaccagggttggccACCCCTGATTTACACTCTCATAGCTATTGGAGAACAGGACCAAGCttgttcatgttgtgtttttaatcaaagaGGGGGAAAGTGGGGAAACtgtgaagcagagagagcagactGCTGGAGAAGCTCCATTTGGCAGTGCCTCTTTAAGTTTCCCAATTGTAGTTAAATTATGTACAACCACTTGATCTCTTAAAGttcttactgtttttaaatggagaTGC
This genomic window from Mastacembelus armatus chromosome 1, fMasArm1.2, whole genome shotgun sequence contains:
- the slc25a10b gene encoding mitochondrial dicarboxylate carrier, with product MTEKRVSRWYFGGLASCGAACCTHPLDLVKVHLQTQQEVKKRMVGMAIHVMKNDGVLALYNGLSASLCRQMSYSLTRFAIYETVRDMMGSTSQGPMPFYQKVLLGAFGGFTGGFVGTPADLVNVRMQNDMKLPPELRRNYKHAIDGLFRVIREEGVRKLFSGGTMASSRGAMVTVGQLACYDQAKQLVLGTGMMGDNILTHFLSSFIAGGCATFLCQPLDVLKTRLMNSKGEYTGVTHCLRETAKLGPLAFYKGLVPAGIRLVPHTVLTFIFLEQLKKYFGIRIIS